The following coding sequences lie in one Mustelus asterias chromosome 6, sMusAst1.hap1.1, whole genome shotgun sequence genomic window:
- the LOC144495022 gene encoding uncharacterized protein LOC144495022: MENTTVFIKKNIIAANCLAHILYNATRFATGKLELDVENTVLKVYNHFSISAKRTAQLKEFCEFVDVDNCNLLRHVVTRWLSVLPSIDRILKCWEVLKSYFQSLAEEECPQVLWKCFGDEGNACELLEIYFFFLSHTLKLFSDTIEALEAKSFSIISVFKLMAELKSKLERRIKDCFFGFAVNTKLSQLTPDVSKKCEADFIVFYERVIKYLSDRYDFSENSFHKVSKLSLTSAIPFGEFCDAVKACNFQDIDMDELYEEYGMVEAIINTPEMVDSHSEERYLKLFSKSEVSFTNVKKVSAYIFSIPCSNAHTTSFFNDDFSLEKQEKLSASGLSQSRAQNM, from the coding sequence ATGGAAAACACAACAGTGTTTATCAAAAAGAACATTATTGCTGCAAATTGTCTGGCCCATATTTTGTACAATGCAACAAGATTTGCTACAGGAAAACTGGAACTTGATGTTGAAAATACTGTGCTCAAAGTGTACAACCATTTCAGCATCTCAGCTAAAAGAACAGCACAGTTAAAGGAATTCTGTGAATTTGTGGATGTTGATAATTGTAATCTGTTACGGCATGTTGTGACTAGATGGCTCTCTGTTTTGCCATCTATTGACAGAATACTTAAGTGCTGGGAAGTCCTAAAAAGTTATTTTCAGAGTCTAGCTGAGGAGGAGTGCCCTCAGGTACTGTGGAAGTGCTTTGGAGATGAAGGAAATGCCTGTGAATTGTTAGAGATCTATTTCTTCTTCCTCAGTCACACTCTTAAATTGTTCTCAGACACTATTGAAGCACTAGAAGCCAAGTCATTCAGCATAATTTCAGTATTTAAGCTAATGGCTGAACTGAAAAGCAAACTTGAGAGAAGAATAAAGGACTGTTTTTTTGGCTTTGCAGTGAACACCAAGCTTAGCCAGCTTACCCCTGATGTGTCTAAGAAATGTGAAGCAGACTTCATTGTTTTCTATGAAAGAGTCATAAAGTACTTAAGTGACAGATATGACTTCTCTGAAAACAGCTTTCATAAAGTGTCAAAATTGAGCCTAACAAGTGCCATACCTTTTGGAGAATTCTGTGATGCAGTCAAGGCCTGTAACTTTCAAGATATTGATATGGATGAATTATATGAAGAGTATGGGATGGTGGAGGCAATTATCAATACTCCTGAGATGGTAGATAGCCatagtgaagaacgttatctcaaGCTGTTCAGTAAATCTGAGGTCTCTTTTACAAACGTGAAAAAGGTGAGTGCTTATATCTTCTCTATTCCATGCAGCAATGCTCACACAACGAGCTTTTTCAATGATGACTTCAGCTTGGAGAAACAAGAGAAACTGTCTGCAAGTGGACTCAGTCAAAGCAGAGCTCAAAATATGTAA